TTCAGAgccaggtgagcaagcagccACGCTTGCAAAGTGGCGTCGCTGTTGCAATACTGGGGGGACTGTGCAGGGCTGGGTTGAGCTCCCCATTCTGCGGCCGAGGATTAGTTTTAGCTAGACCAGGCAATACAGGTGAGGTATGTGCAGCCACCCAATTTTGCATCCCCACCTCCCGTGCCAGAAGACTCATTCTGGCCACCTCCTCCCCATTTTAAAGACTGCTGCTCTTTTAGGAATGTagacttggttttgtttgccgGTGCCTGTGTGGCTCGGTGCTGGCAAGAGAGGATTTGGAGTCACCATGCTGGAAACACGTTGCTTATTCCTCGATGAAATGCTTTAACCACCGGGACGAAGCTGCCCAGATGCTTTTGGGGAGAAAGCCTGGGACTGGTGGCGATGGTTCGCCTTGCACTGAGGTCACGGTGGCTTctccctgcctttccccagGGAACACGAGTGGTTTAAAGAGGAGCTGCCCAGTTACCTGTTCCCAGAGGACCCTTCCTACGACGCCACTGTCATCGACGACGACGCGGTTCGGGAAGTTTGTGAGAAGTTTGAATGCACGGAGTCGGAGGTGATGAACAGCCTGTACAGCGGTGACCCTCAGGACCAGCTGGCAGTGGCTTACCACCTCGTCATCGACAACCGGCGGATCATGAACCAAGCCAGCGAGTTCTACCTCGCCTCCAGCCCCCCGACCGGCTCCTTCATGGACGACAGCGCCATGCACATCCCTCCCGGGGTGAAGCCGCACCCCGAGCGGATGCCGCCGTTGATAGCGGACAGCCCCAAAGCGCGCTGTCCTTTGGATGCCCTCAACACCACGAAGCCAAAACCCTTGACTGTCAAAAAGGCCAAGTGGCACCTGGGAATCCGCAGCCAGAGCAAACCCTATGACATCATGGCCGAGGTGTACCGCGCTATGAAGCAGCTGGACTTCGAGTGGAAGGTAGGGAGTGCCGGTGCTTCGTGCTGGTTTTCAAGGGTCTTTTTCTCGTGAGCTGAATTGCTCAGGGAGGTGCATAAGTATGGTTACAGCCTCACCTGTTTCCAAATAAACCGTCATCCCTGTTAGTTCTTGTTGATACAAAGACGCTGAATTAAGATGCTAGCTGTGGTTCAGTATCTGTGGTGTTTATTTATGGCGCGAAATaagagttttctttctcaatGCTCTGAAGCCTCTGACTGGAAAGATGAATTTGCCTCCTTTAACTGTGGGGTTAAGAGGAGCTGGTCACATTTCTAATTTTAGTGGCTAATTCCTTGTGAGGTCATCTCGAGCGCTCCTGAGCAAAGTAACTCTTATTATTTCTGCTTGGGTCTTAGCAGTCACGTGTGCTGCAATGGCGTGATGCGCATCTTCTGAGAAGATGCACAGGTGAGGGGCAGGGAGGCGGTGGGGGTGGGAGTTTGTACCACTGATGTGGTGGCATCTTCCTTGACGGAGCGGTGGTCGTGGACCAGGTGTGCTTTCAGACACTTACTGCTTCCCCGGTTTAGGGCTCAGCTTCTTGAAGTTTGATTTAAACCCAGATGACATTTTAGTTGACAGTActcccttcagatatttcttCAGAGCTACACAGCATTTAGTCACAATCTTTTCCAAAGCCCAATTACTAAATCCCTAAGTTGGCTGTTAATGTTTTCTGCTGAGCCTGATTCCCCAAATCTCGGAGCGGTCGCTGACGTGAGCTCTCCTGACTCATGGCAGCAGCCTCGTGCGAGCGTCAGGAGCAGGGTGAGGAGAACTTCAGTCCAGGTCTTCATCCCCAGAGGAGATACTCTCCTCGCTCCAGGTCCCAGGGGTTGTACAGTGTGAACATCACTGTGCCGCTTCTTCAAAGCCTCCTATCTGCTTCTTATTTTTGATAATATTACGTATTTAAAGCAAAGTAGCGCCCAAAAACCTGATTTCACGCACCAGCCAGGAGGAGATTGACTGTCTCCAGATGCATATGCCTACAGCAGCCAGACGTTTGTTAgtagttgtggtgggttgaccctggctggaggccaggtgcccaccagagccgctctctcactcccctcattcaccaaacaggggagaaaaggcataacgaaatgcttgcaggtcgagacaaggacagggagagatcactcactaattatcgtcacgagcaaaacagaccaaacttagagagggaattcatctaatttattactaggcaaaacagagtagaggaatgagaaaataaaatcaactcttaaaacacttccccccacccctcccatcttcccgggctcaacttcactcccggcttcaaccttccccccctcagcggcacagggggacggggagtgggggttacggtcagttcatctcacggtgtttctgccgcttcttcatcctcagggggaggactcctctcatcgttcccctgctccagcatggagtccctctcacggggtgcagaccttcaggagcaaactgctccagcgtggggtcccccacggggtcacaagtcctgccagcaaacctgccctggcgtgggctcccctctgcacgggtccaccggtccggccaggaacttgctccagcgtgggcttcccacgggccacagcttccttcaggtgcctccacctgctccggcgtggggtcctccacaggctgcaggtggaatctctacaccccctcatccttcctccatgggctgcagggggacagcctgcttcaccatggccttcaccacgggctgcagggggatctctgctccggcacctggagctcctcctccccctccatctgcactgaccttggtgtctgcagagtttcttacatcttctcactcctctctccggctgcaaaagctcgctctctctccaagtgtttttctacttcttaaatatgttatcacagaggcgctgattggcttggccttggccagcagcgggcccgtcttggagccggctggcattggctctgtcagacacagggggagcttctagcagcttctcacagaagccacccctgtagcccccccgctaccaaaaccttgccacgcaaacccaacacagtagtCTGCGTAGTTTTACGTAGAGTAAGCAAACCTGATGTATTTCTGGTAGAGCTTCACAAACCAAGTCAGCTCAACGTCTTCATGTAGGCAGTGGAGCTTAGTTTGTACGAGGAGGTTTCACAATGGTCTTTCCCACCCTAAGAATAACTTCAGATGTGACTCTTCCATCAAAATAGCTTTCCCATCCGTGCAATTGCTTCGTAAATATAGCACAGAGGAAAGATCTCATTGCAAACGAGATGCAGCAGATCGTGGGCTGGGAAGCGGTGAGAGAAAATACACAGCTCAAGGCTGATTCATGAACGGTGACTTCAGCTGCGCTGATGGGAGACGTTActgtccccagctgcccagcctgccctggTTTCATGGGCACATCAGTTTGGTGCCTGGCAGATGGGTCACGGCAGCTTCGTCTGCCAGCAGCTGGTGGATCAGAGCCCTgagaagcattttttaaagagaggaggaaacagGATATGAAGCtgtttgcttaatttttatAGGCATTACTCTTTCTAGAAactctgtttttctcagaagaTGTCTTGCtagtatttagaaaaaaaataaggtctTGATACCTTGAATCTTACTCCTGAAAGCAAGTTTCCCGTTGCAGGTGGTGAACTCCTACCACCTCAGAGTGCGCCGCAAGAACCCGGTGACAGGCAATTACGTGAAGATGAGCCTGCAGCTCTACCAGGTTGACAACCGCAGCTATCTCTTGGACTTCAAAAGCATCGATGGTAAGCGGGAAATGATGCAACACGAGATGTAAAACACATAAAATGGCAAGTttggaagtttaaaaaataatttaagaatcattctttgcatttcagaacGCTTATGCAGCTGCTTCAAGTCAGCGAAAGCCCTTTTGATCCATTTGTCTCCACTATTGTTACTAGTTCCTTACCAAACGTGCGTTGCAGATTGCCAAACTAATGCcacgttttctttttttttttttttttttaatattcaagaTGATGTGATGGAGCAAAGGTCCGGCTCGTCCACGCCGCAGCGCTCCTGCTCCGCCGCCGGATTGCACCGGCCGAGGCTGAGCATCGATGCCGCCGCGGCCGCCGAGTGCCAGTCGCTGATGGGCTCTCTGAGCGGCTCCTTCGTCGGCAGCATCCCCTCGGTGACGCCGCGCCTGGGGAGCCACACCATGGACTTCTTCGAGATGTGTGCCAGCCTGATCATGGCCCTCGCTCGCTGACGGGCAGCACCGAGGCACCGGTCCCTCCGCACACGGTATTGCACTGTGAGGATCTGGTCCGACTTGTCCGTtccttgtttcttctgcttcGTTCCTCCTTCTCCGCCGCCGCCCCTCACCGCTCCCTCGCCTGCGACACAGAGTCAGTTCCAGACCCCAAACATACTCCCCTCTCACAAGGCACTGAGGAAATTAGGAATAACTTTATTTCACTCGTTATACCGTGGTGAAATGCATCcaatatcctttttttccctagtgaACCAAATGGGAAATGTTGACATGGCTGTAAAGTAGCAGATGTATCACTGAGTTTTTGGAAAACACCTTCCCCCTGGTTCGTCCCGAGTTAACGGAGCCATGGCCAAGCTTTCTGCGATGTAGGTAGCGTGCAGTGAGGTTGATGTTGTATCCCCTTTGCTGTGCAGAGCGGGGGCGGGATGGGCTGAGCCAGGTCAGAGGGGTTGACCAGGAGCTACGCGAGACGGAGTGCAGGGGTAATGAAGTAGCTCTGCGGCGTTTGCACCCGGGTGCCGGCGAGGCTGCTGGCCTCTGGTAACACTTTCCTCCTAAaatcagcagctgctgagacaCTTCTGCACTAGTGCAATATGCCATCCCTCCCCtctggattttttcccctgctaaagatggggagggaaggTGGGATGTGCAATGCTCCTGTCACAAACGTGCCGTGGGAAAGCCTCCACGTGTCAAGTCTTTGCAGAGGAGTGTCCCATAAGttgctttatttccttctcccGAGAGCCCCGGACAGCACTGACCCGCTCACCACGTTCAAAGGTGAAGGCTGCTTGCCTTTTTCCCAGCCCTTAACCTTCATCCCCCTCCAATCCGCTCACCCTCCCCTGCCTCACCGCCAGCTCCAGGGGCCGAGTCCCGAGCAGGATTTGGATGAGCCGCCGACGGAGGGCAGGATGCCGATGAGCCACCTGAAAACCCAACGCTTCGCCTACCAAGGGCGAGGATCATCAGCCAGCAAGAGCCGGCAGCGTCGCACGGCTCCGAAGCATTCGCCTCTCACCTTTCCCGTAGGAAGCCTTCGCCCGTGGTCACCACCCTAAAACCGCTGCCAAATCCGCCTTTCCTGCCTTCCCCGCTCGCAGCCTCGTGCCGCCGGAGACTCGCTTTTCATGCCGAAGGGCTGTCCCGTCCCGCTGCTGCTCACCGGACTGCCACCTTCACCGCTCCGCTGATAAGGCAGGGATATCCGAGTTTTACTGTTTCTTTACTACTGGCTATCTGAAggacaggattttattttttaagacaaaCTACAGGGATTTTTAAGGTTAAATTCTTGTTATTCAAGGGTAAACTCTAATGCATGTGCGActtatttgtttaaaagaattattatttttgattaCATAGGCTTAATCAAATGGGCAGCATTGGCATCCGCTTGGTTTTGCTACGGTATTTAATTCCATTTACTTGATTGTGAAGGAACATAATAGTCTAATCAGTCAAGGAACAAATGCTTTATGAAAACTTTGCCAAAAAAATCCTgggcgggttttttttttttttgcttgatttttttgtgttttgttttaagaaacaaaaggagaatTTGAGCAATGTTGCTGGTCCCAGGTACGCGGTCATTcgactttaaaacaaatttaatcCATCTTTTTGATAGCTTCTTGTGACCCGTCAAGGTTTTTTGCTAGGTTTTTTTGTACGGTTGCACTTTAATTTATACTTCCTGCAAGTTTCTACGAGAAGCAAAGGAGAGAATGACACATTAAGCCTTTTGTACTGATCATTTTAGGTAATGAAGACAAATACGGGGTATTCTTGCCATCTACTGGCAGTTAAGTGGACATTTTCAGCTTGAagtcccttttttttaaaaacacaaaattgCCTTACTTTTGTTACAGATTACGCTTGGATTCTCACTAACGTGACTTTACAGCTCCAACTTTTCCAGAAGCCGCACAAAGTAGaaagcttccaaaaaaaaatcagttttgctgTTAAGTCCTCATACGCTAAATCCAACGCAGCAGCGGTTGGATTATAAACCCGACAGCagaacaattttgttttttaaagaaacactggaaatatTTGTAGTACTCCTAGGTTTTGTAATGAGCTTTTTATTATATTctcattattaaataaatactcCGGGGTGGAGGACGGCTTTGGTACTGTGCCCGGTGGCTATCGGCTGATGCGTGTCTCCAGTGCCGCCGTGTGAGCGGGTCGTACCTGGCGAGGATGGAGAATCCAAGCTCCTGcgtgcaaaaaaccccaccccagaGCCAAAGCTGAGCGGCACCCAGCTCTTTAGCAGCTTTCGGATCAGCGCTGAGACCCGAGCGAACGCTGAGCAAACGGCCCTAAATGCTTCTGGGTGCTGGAGATAAGCCCCTTTggaaaggagcaggagaggaccGTAGGGATAGACATCGATTTCCATCCAGGAGACAGTTAGGAGCGTCCACACCGCCGCCATGAGATGCATTGGAAAtgtaaaaagctgtttaaatcCTCACTCACGACGGAGCGTCTTGCCAAGGCGCTTCTCCTGGAAACACCTGTAGCCCGGTCGATAAGGGGCTGGTGCGTCAGCTGCGACCCGCGGTTCAGAAGCATGTAGGTGTGCAGATGTCTTGCCTTAAAATGACGCTCGTCCTCTGGGATTTCCTTACCCAGCAGAACTAACGGTattaagcagcagcaaatgccCTTGGGAGGAAATGTTGGCTTCCTGGAGGCGGGTGGGATTTCGAGGTGATAAAATAAGCCCTCCTGGCACTTGGCATCTTCTCAGACCCACGCGAACACTAAATCATATATGGATCTGCAAAACCAGTCCTGCCGGGGAGGCAGTGAGAGCATCGCTTTTCCGTGTGGAGAGAACCAAAGAGAGGAAGCAGCTTTCCTGCTCGATGTCAGCAGAGGCAGCGGAGCCAGTAGGGCTGATGGAAGTACCTCCTCGACGAACGCATCGGATTAAACTGTCCGTTACAGCCTCACCCAAATCCACgctgcattttgaaatattctgaGAAGTTTCaccacttctttttatttattttacgtTCAAATAGCCTGTTTTCTGGTTcccagctgcaaagcagctgctgaCCTCCGGTTacattttccagaggaaaagtTTTGACTTCCACGCTGTTACACTGCGGTCAGTTTTTTTTGAGTTATGCCGGTACATGCACGAGCATCAGGAAAAGCAGGGTAGACGTATTTGAACTACAGAAACTTGAAGTACTCCAAGTGCAATTCTTCAAAAGCCACTGGACAGCTGTGCTTTGCAAGCCACAAACTCACCCAAATTTTGCTTCAGCCCGAGGCAGGAGAGAGACAAAATGCACAGGATTGAGCTCAGTTAGGCTCCAGCGTTAACCTCCAGCTCCTGGACGAGTTAATTCAGAAATAGTTGGAAAATATATATCTGTATGTattatatatgcacacatatatatatataaaaaaaatgtaggtaGCATCCCTGTCATTGGCCTCTCAGGTTCGTTTGCCCAGCGGGGTAGGTCTGTGCCCTGGACGCCTGCCATCGCACACACTAATCCCGGCGTGCGAGAGGACCCGGAGAAAGGGGGTGATATTTTTACACCCTCTCCTAGGTAAAGCCCTTGAGTAGCTTAGCTGGCCCCGTCGGACCCAGCGCAGCCTCGTccggggaagggagggaggtggcGTCGGGAGCATCCTGCCCTCCCACCCGCCCCGGCCGAAGCCTGGGTGTCGATGGGATTTGgggcagttttattttcaggagtCGGAGCTGAGCAGGTGAAGGCAGcgggatttttttctctttaacaggTCAGAAATGCATCTTCGGCGTGTGTGTCCAATTTAGCATTTCGTAAGGTGTGTACAAGCACAGGGGTATGTATGGGCAGTGTTGTAAAAATTGAAGCAACTGGTCAGTATCTGttacatatacatttttttgtgtgattATAATGCCATTTGTATTGGAATAGATGAAGTTTGAACAAAATAACCTTTCTGTCTActccttttcattttactgctCTTAATCGTCAGTCACCTTGTGTGCACCCGTATAGAAGGGAGAGACCTATACGCAGGACAGGAAATCGTGCCTTCGACATACATTAGGACTGCTGGAAGTCGCAGCTTTATTTCAGGAGGTGCACAAATCCCCCAGCTTATGGAGAACCCCACCGGTGAGACATGCAGGCCGTGTTTCTAAATACTTGAAGTACCATTTGTTGTGCAATTATTTGGCTTCACCCTTTTATTAGCTGAGAGGCGAGGGGGAAGAAGAACCACGCGTCCATCCCGTGGGATGAGCCAAACAAatccctgctccagctcctgcagtATTTTACTGGAAAGTTTTAGGACCCGTTTTTTGTTCCAGGTTTATGACATACCTACTAGAGTCGCCTTTCTTAAGGTCTGTCTTTGGTTTGGGCTTTGCATTCAGGGCTTTCCTTTGGCTTCCTTAGCCCTGCCCTTATCTATTCCTTTTCATCATACACCTATTAAAAGAGCAACAGCTTCCTGTAATTCTGAATTTCCCGTCTGCCTCTTGGACATGGCGTTAACGATTCATTCAGAGGTACCTCACTTCCATGCCTGAGATACGAACTGGTTTTTAGAATTCCCGCATTATACCTGTTGACCAAACGCTGGTTTTTGCTGAGAGCAAACCTGGCGTTACGTGTATTCGATGCACGTTTTGGTCGTCAAAATTAGGAGAACTGGACGGTAAATGGGAGCTCTAGCTGCAAAGCTCGAGTACGCTTTTGGTGTTGCAAAAAGTCTGTGTTCAACAAAAGCCTTGAAATTCCTGCTGAAGCtgccttaatttaaaaatcaaagttcaTTTGTAAGACTcatctctgggtttttttttttcaagttttgaaaTAGTTTATTTATCCTCATCTCACAAAGCTGTGAAGTAGATACTGTAGACATGGTAATATTTATTCTTGTTGCTGAAAGCATGTTCATGTGTTCTGTATCATGTTATATTCACATGTGTTGTACCTCAATgcgttggttggttggttggttttgttttttttttcttttagagcacaaagcaaaactgaatcCCAGGATAACTGTAGTGTCCATGGCCCAGCAAGGCTCTGGGCAGAGAAACCTCAGCTCTATGAGAGACACGAACCAAACGAgtcctttgtaattttttgttcTTACTATGAAGagtatttatgatttttcttttgttaaaatacTGAACTTTAAGAAACTCTGAGTATAAGCATCCCTTCAAACGTATCATTAACATGAAGCTCAGAAAAGAATTCTGAGCTCTCTAAGTACTCCATCCTTCTTGGCGCTTCGTAGTTTGTCAGCTGATGGACTGGAGAAGGTTTTGCTTCCAAATTACTTGCTTTAGTACTTTCTGGGTCTAGCTGTTGTGGAAGGGC
This Grus americana isolate bGruAme1 chromosome 8, bGruAme1.mat, whole genome shotgun sequence DNA region includes the following protein-coding sequences:
- the PRKAA2 gene encoding 5'-AMP-activated protein kinase catalytic subunit alpha-2 isoform X2; amino-acid sequence: MVVHRDLKPENVLLDAHMNAKIADFGLSNMMSDGEFLRTSCGSPNYAAPEVISGRLYAGPEVDIWSCGVILYALLCGTLPFDDEHVPTLFKKIRGGVFYIPEYLNRSVATLLMHMLQVDPLKRATIKDIREHEWFKEELPSYLFPEDPSYDATVIDDDAVREVCEKFECTESEVMNSLYSGDPQDQLAVAYHLVIDNRRIMNQASEFYLASSPPTGSFMDDSAMHIPPGVKPHPERMPPLIADSPKARCPLDALNTTKPKPLTVKKAKWHLGIRSQSKPYDIMAEVYRAMKQLDFEWKVVNSYHLRVRRKNPVTGNYVKMSLQLYQVDNRSYLLDFKSIDDDVMEQRSGSSTPQRSCSAAGLHRPRLSIDAAAAAECQSLMGSLSGSFVGSIPSVTPRLGSHTMDFFEMCASLIMALAR
- the PRKAA2 gene encoding 5'-AMP-activated protein kinase catalytic subunit alpha-2 isoform X3 translates to MHMLQVDPLKRATIKDIREHEWFKEELPSYLFPEDPSYDATVIDDDAVREVCEKFECTESEVMNSLYSGDPQDQLAVAYHLVIDNRRIMNQASEFYLASSPPTGSFMDDSAMHIPPGVKPHPERMPPLIADSPKARCPLDALNTTKPKPLTVKKAKWHLGIRSQSKPYDIMAEVYRAMKQLDFEWKVVNSYHLRVRRKNPVTGNYVKMSLQLYQVDNRSYLLDFKSIDDDVMEQRSGSSTPQRSCSAAGLHRPRLSIDAAAAAECQSLMGSLSGSFVGSIPSVTPRLGSHTMDFFEMCASLIMALAR
- the PRKAA2 gene encoding 5'-AMP-activated protein kinase catalytic subunit alpha-2 isoform X1, which codes for MAEKQKHDGRVKIGHYVLGDTLGVGTFGKVKIGEHQLTGHKVAVKILNRQKIRSLDVVGKIKREIQNLKLFRHPHIIKLYQVISTPTDFFMVMEYVSGGELFDYICKHGRVEEAEARRLFQQILSAVDYCHRHMVVHRDLKPENVLLDAHMNAKIADFGLSNMMSDGEFLRTSCGSPNYAAPEVISGRLYAGPEVDIWSCGVILYALLCGTLPFDDEHVPTLFKKIRGGVFYIPEYLNRSVATLLMHMLQVDPLKRATIKDIREHEWFKEELPSYLFPEDPSYDATVIDDDAVREVCEKFECTESEVMNSLYSGDPQDQLAVAYHLVIDNRRIMNQASEFYLASSPPTGSFMDDSAMHIPPGVKPHPERMPPLIADSPKARCPLDALNTTKPKPLTVKKAKWHLGIRSQSKPYDIMAEVYRAMKQLDFEWKVVNSYHLRVRRKNPVTGNYVKMSLQLYQVDNRSYLLDFKSIDDDVMEQRSGSSTPQRSCSAAGLHRPRLSIDAAAAAECQSLMGSLSGSFVGSIPSVTPRLGSHTMDFFEMCASLIMALAR